The sequence GAGCGTTCAAGTACGAATACGGGGCCACCTGCTCTCGATGGACGTCATCGGCGTTCGGATCGCCACCGATCCAGGGGCAGCGGCCCTGTCCCTCGGATTCGTCGGCGCCGGGATCGTCTTCGGCGCGATGAGCGGATTGACGCCGGGGCTCCACGTCAACACCGTCGCCGTTCTGATGGCGGCGGTGGCCCCCGAGGTCCCGGCTCCGCCCCACCTCCTCGGAGTCAGCATGCTCGCCGCGGGGATCACCCATTCCTTTCTCGACGTAGTTCCCACGCTGGCGATCGGCGTCCCCGACGCCGCGATGTCCGTCTCGGCACTTCCGGGACATCGACTCGTCATGGGCGGGCGGGGCCGTGAAGCCCTGCGTGTCTCGGCAGTGGGGAGCGGAAGCGCTATCGCTGCCGCCGCCGTGTTCGGCATCCCATTGACGCTGTTCATGCAGTCGGTCATCACGACCCTCGACGAGTCGATCCCGTACGTCGTGGGCGCGATCGCCGCGTTTTTGATCCTCACAGAGCGAGGGCGTCTGGCGAAAGTTGGTGGCCTCCTCTCACTACTCACGAGCGGCCTCCTCGGTCTGGGATTGCTCGACGTGACGGCTGGCGGCCTCGCCCCCGGTGGCGACACCCTGTTGCCGCTGCTGTCTGGACTGTTCGGGATCCCAATCCTCGTGCACGCGTACGGTGGGGCAGGGGTGCCGCCCCAGGGCGGACCGACGGTCGTCGCGTCACCACGTCGAACGCTGGGCTGGGGGATCGTCGGCGCGATCTCGGGCGCACTTGTGGCCTACCTGCCCGGCGTCTCTGCGGCCGTCGCTGCGGCGCTGTCCTTTTCCGTCCTCCCAGCGGCGTCCGGCGACCGGGCGTTCGTGGCCACCGTGAGCGGTGTCAACACGTCAAATACGATCTTTGCCGTCTTCGCCCTCGTGGCACTCGACACGCCGCGAACGGGCGTTCTGGTCGCGATCGAAAACGCAGCACTCCCGATCAACCTGCCGCTCGTTCTCGGGGGTATCGTCCTCGCTGCCGCGGTCTCGTTCGTTCTCGTTCCCCTGGTCGGTGACGTCTATCTGACCGCCGTCGGTCGGCTCGATCCCCGACGGCTCTCCGTCGGGGTCGGGGCGCTGGTCGTCGTCCTCGTGGGGGTGTTTACCGGCCCGATCGGCGTCGGCATACTCCTCGTCGCGAGTGTCGTCGGAATGGTGCCGAATCACTTCGGAACCCGCCGCGTTCACCTCATGGGGGTGTTGCTGGTTCCGATCACCCTGCGGGGACTGACGGGCTAGTCCCGGCGACGGCGTCAGAATCGGGCCTGCGGCCCGTCGTCGGTGTCCTGGATCTCGATACCAAGCCCTTCCAGCTCGGCCCGGAGGTCGTCCGCGCGATCGTAGTTGCCGCGGTCGCGTTCGGCCTCGCGAACGTCGAGCACCAGCTGGACCACCTCTTCGGCAAGACCCGCTTCGCCCGTCCCCTCCTCATCTTCGAAGACGAATCCCAGGACGTCGCCACCGAGTTCCTCGAACGCCTCGATGGTCTCCCGGAGCGCCCGGTAGTCGTACCGGTCGTGCTCGTCGAGGTGGGTGTTGAGCGCGTTCGTCAGTTCCAGTAGGGAAGCAACCGCTCGCCGCGTGTTGAAATCGTCGTTCATCGCCCCGGTGAAGGAGCGTCGGGTATCGTCGATGACGGTGCGATAGGCCTCGTCGGTGAGCGTTGCGTACGCGTCGGGGCTGTCACAGGCATCGACCGCCCGGTCGTAGGCTCGCTCCAGAGACTCCCAGCGCTCGATGGCCTCCGAGAGCGTCTCCTCGGAGTACGTCTGCCGACGATTGTACGCCGTCGAAACCAGGAACATCCGGATCGGATTGACGCCAAACTCCTCGAGGGCGTTCGAGACGGTGAAAAAATTCTCGAGACTCGTACTCATCTTCTCGCCCTCGGT is a genomic window of Halanaeroarchaeum sulfurireducens containing:
- a CDS encoding tripartite tricarboxylate transporter permease, with amino-acid sequence MDVIGVRIATDPGAAALSLGFVGAGIVFGAMSGLTPGLHVNTVAVLMAAVAPEVPAPPHLLGVSMLAAGITHSFLDVVPTLAIGVPDAAMSVSALPGHRLVMGGRGREALRVSAVGSGSAIAAAAVFGIPLTLFMQSVITTLDESIPYVVGAIAAFLILTERGRLAKVGGLLSLLTSGLLGLGLLDVTAGGLAPGGDTLLPLLSGLFGIPILVHAYGGAGVPPQGGPTVVASPRRTLGWGIVGAISGALVAYLPGVSAAVAAALSFSVLPAASGDRAFVATVSGVNTSNTIFAVFALVALDTPRTGVLVAIENAALPINLPLVLGGIVLAAAVSFVLVPLVGDVYLTAVGRLDPRRLSVGVGALVVVLVGVFTGPIGVGILLVASVVGMVPNHFGTRRVHLMGVLLVPITLRGLTG